From the Streptomyces nigrescens genome, one window contains:
- a CDS encoding ABC transporter permease, giving the protein MTATPTARAPGYRPRRTLPLRVEARRQLRRRRTLVIAAILTLLPFVLVAAFAIGGDPDSRSNGRITLMDSATASGGNFAATALFVSAGFLLVVPVALFCGDTVASEASWSSLRYLLAAPVPRARLLLSKLTVGLAFSAAAMLLLPLVALGVGSAAYGWGPLQLPTGGALSAGEAVPRLAVVVGYVFVSQLVTAALAFWLSTVTDAPLGAVGGAVGLTIVGNVLDQVTALGTWRDVLPAHWQYSWVDALQPRLEWSGMIQGSAVSVAYALVLCALAFRGFARKDVVS; this is encoded by the coding sequence ATGACCGCGACCCCCACGGCGCGGGCGCCGGGCTACCGCCCGCGCCGCACCCTCCCGCTGCGCGTCGAGGCCCGGCGCCAGCTGCGCCGCCGCCGCACGCTGGTGATCGCCGCCATCCTGACGCTGCTGCCGTTCGTGCTGGTGGCGGCGTTCGCGATCGGCGGCGACCCGGACAGCCGCAGCAACGGCCGGATCACCCTGATGGACAGTGCCACCGCGTCCGGCGGCAACTTCGCGGCCACCGCGCTGTTCGTCTCCGCGGGCTTTCTGCTGGTGGTGCCGGTGGCGCTGTTCTGCGGAGACACGGTCGCGTCGGAGGCGAGCTGGTCCTCGCTGCGCTATCTGCTCGCCGCGCCGGTCCCGCGGGCCCGGCTGCTGCTGAGCAAGCTCACCGTCGGGCTGGCGTTCAGCGCCGCCGCGATGCTGCTGCTGCCGCTGGTCGCGCTGGGAGTGGGCAGCGCCGCGTACGGCTGGGGCCCGCTGCAACTGCCCACCGGCGGCGCGCTGTCCGCGGGCGAGGCGGTGCCGCGGCTGGCGGTGGTGGTCGGCTATGTCTTCGTCAGCCAGCTGGTCACCGCGGCCCTGGCGTTCTGGCTGTCGACGGTGACCGACGCACCGCTGGGCGCGGTCGGCGGCGCCGTCGGGCTGACCATCGTCGGCAATGTCCTCGACCAGGTCACCGCCCTCGGCACCTGGCGCGATGTGCTGCCCGCGCACTGGCAGTACTCCTGGGTGGACGCCCTGCAGCCCCGGTTGGAGTGGTCCGGGATGATCCAGGGTTCGGCGGTCTCGGTGGCGTACGCGCTGGTGCTGTGCGCGCTGGCGTTCCGGGGGTTCGCGCGCAAGGACGTGGTGTCGTGA
- a CDS encoding GNAT family N-acetyltransferase: MPSGTDLLTARLLLRPWSDGELAAVLDGTPQPHWAADFPADGDRVIAGFTAENPDARGVHGQRQILERDGGRVVGAIGLFWPPSDGSLEIGYGIVPSRRGRGYASEAARALVAFAFTAPGVHTVCADVELSNPASGRVLEKAGLVRWSSDDRLARFRLTAPEPAAG; this comes from the coding sequence GTGCCGAGCGGTACGGATCTGCTCACCGCACGGCTGCTGCTGCGGCCGTGGTCCGACGGTGAGCTCGCCGCCGTGCTCGACGGGACACCGCAGCCGCACTGGGCGGCGGACTTCCCCGCCGACGGTGACCGGGTCATCGCCGGTTTCACCGCCGAGAACCCCGACGCGCGTGGCGTCCACGGCCAGCGGCAGATCCTCGAACGGGACGGCGGCCGGGTGGTCGGCGCCATCGGGCTGTTCTGGCCGCCGAGTGACGGCTCGCTGGAGATCGGCTACGGCATCGTGCCGTCCCGGCGGGGCCGCGGCTATGCCTCCGAGGCCGCCCGCGCCCTGGTGGCGTTCGCCTTCACGGCACCGGGCGTGCACACGGTGTGCGCGGACGTGGAGCTGTCGAACCCGGCGTCGGGCCGCGTCCTGGAGAAGGCCGGGCTGGTGCGCTGGAGCAGCGACGACCGGCTCGCACGGTTCCGGCTGACGGCACCGGAACCGGCCGCCGGCTAG
- a CDS encoding sensor histidine kinase, with product MAPASRAPAPAALPPMPTARPGPPRRPAPWLRPTIRIRLTLLYGGMFLMAGVVLLTLIYILAAQTLKEGTPEFRVFGTNVRVGNISCPDLPSVGTVAEINSAISDCLHNQRELALHTFLNRSLAALVGLTVVAFAFGYAMAGRVLSPLGRITRTAQRVAGSDLHRRIELGGPDDELKELADTFDQMLDRLDRAFESQRRFVANASHELRTPLAINRTLLEVQLADPAASPELAQLGKTLLATNERSEQLVEGLLLLARSENKVVDKKPVDLSEVAAQAVDQTREEAHAKGVELRGVRHQVLVQGNGVLLERIALNLVQNAVRYNVPEEGWVEVVTEPQPGCAVLVVANTGPVVPAYEVENLFEPFRRLRTERTGSDKGVGLGLSIVRSVVRAHDGTITARPREGGGMVMRVVLPR from the coding sequence ATGGCACCCGCTTCCCGGGCTCCCGCGCCGGCCGCCCTGCCTCCGATGCCCACCGCGCGCCCCGGCCCGCCGCGCCGCCCGGCGCCCTGGCTGCGGCCGACCATCCGGATACGGCTGACGCTGCTGTACGGCGGCATGTTCCTGATGGCCGGGGTCGTCCTGCTCACGCTCATCTACATCCTGGCGGCCCAGACCCTCAAGGAAGGCACCCCGGAGTTCCGGGTCTTCGGCACCAACGTCAGGGTGGGCAACATCAGTTGTCCCGACCTGCCGTCGGTCGGCACGGTCGCCGAGATCAACTCGGCCATCAGCGACTGCCTCCACAACCAGCGCGAACTCGCGCTGCACACCTTCCTGAACCGCTCCCTGGCGGCGCTGGTGGGTCTGACGGTGGTGGCGTTCGCTTTCGGTTATGCGATGGCGGGGCGGGTGTTGTCGCCGTTGGGGCGGATCACGCGGACGGCGCAGCGGGTGGCGGGTTCGGATCTTCATCGGCGGATCGAGTTGGGGGGTCCGGATGATGAGTTGAAGGAGTTGGCGGACACGTTCGATCAGATGCTGGACCGGTTGGACCGGGCTTTTGAGTCGCAGCGGCGGTTCGTGGCGAATGCGTCGCATGAGCTGCGGACGCCGTTGGCGATCAATCGGACGTTGCTGGAGGTGCAGCTGGCCGATCCGGCGGCGTCGCCGGAGCTGGCGCAGCTGGGCAAGACGCTGCTGGCGACCAATGAGCGCAGTGAGCAGCTGGTGGAGGGGCTGTTGTTGCTGGCGCGCAGTGAGAACAAGGTGGTGGACAAGAAGCCGGTCGATCTGTCGGAGGTCGCGGCGCAGGCGGTGGACCAGACGCGGGAGGAGGCGCACGCCAAGGGGGTGGAGCTGCGGGGGGTGCGTCATCAGGTGCTGGTGCAGGGCAACGGTGTGCTGCTGGAGCGGATCGCGTTGAATCTGGTGCAGAACGCGGTGCGCTACAACGTGCCGGAGGAGGGCTGGGTCGAGGTGGTGACCGAGCCGCAGCCGGGGTGTGCGGTGCTGGTGGTCGCCAATACGGGGCCGGTGGTTCCCGCGTACGAGGTGGAGAACCTCTTCGAGCCCTTCCGGCGGCTGCGGACCGAGCGCACCGGCAGCGACAAGGGCGTCGGTCTGGGCCTGTCCATCGTCCGGTCGGTCGTCCGCGCCCACGACGGCACCATCACCGCCCGGCCCCGGGAGGGCGGCGGAATGGTGATGCGGGTCGTCCTGCCCCGGTAG
- a CDS encoding CoA-acylating methylmalonate-semialdehyde dehydrogenase, whose translation MKTISHWIGGKPVEGVSGNFGPVYNPATGAQDKQVAFASVDEVDAAVRAAKEAFKTWGTSSLAKRTSVLFKYRELLDAHREEIAQLITAEHGKVHSDALGEVARGLEIVELACGIPEKLKGELSTQVSTRVDVAAIRQSLGVVAGITPFNFPAMVPMWMFPLAIACGNTFVLKPSEKVPSAAFKLAELAAEAGLPDGVLNVVNGDKVAVDAILEHPDIAAVSFVGSTPIARYIHTTGTANGKRVQALGGAKNHMLVLPDADLDLAADSAINAAYGSAGERCMAISVVVAVGETADPLIGKIKERADKLRIGPGDDPASEMGPLITKVHRDKVASYVEGAAAQGADVVIDGTGYTVEGYEDGHWIGVSLLDNVTPEMDAYRDEIFGPVLSVVRVETYDEAIALMNNSPWGNGTAIFTRDGGAARRFQMEVEAGMVGVNVPIPVPVGYHSFGGWKDSLFGDHHIYGNDGVHFYTRGKVVTTRWPDPSDGGINLGFPSNH comes from the coding sequence ATGAAGACCATCAGCCACTGGATCGGCGGAAAGCCCGTCGAGGGCGTCTCCGGCAACTTCGGCCCGGTCTACAACCCGGCCACCGGCGCCCAGGACAAGCAGGTCGCCTTCGCCTCGGTCGACGAGGTCGACGCGGCCGTCCGCGCGGCCAAGGAAGCCTTCAAGACCTGGGGCACCAGCTCTCTGGCCAAGCGCACCTCGGTGCTGTTCAAGTACCGCGAGCTGCTCGACGCGCACCGCGAGGAGATCGCGCAGCTGATCACCGCCGAGCACGGCAAGGTGCACTCCGACGCGCTCGGCGAGGTCGCCCGCGGTCTGGAGATCGTCGAGCTGGCCTGCGGTATCCCCGAGAAGCTCAAGGGTGAGCTGTCCACCCAGGTCTCCACCCGCGTCGATGTGGCGGCGATCCGCCAGTCGCTCGGTGTGGTCGCCGGCATCACGCCGTTCAACTTCCCGGCGATGGTTCCGATGTGGATGTTCCCGCTCGCCATCGCCTGCGGTAACACCTTCGTCCTCAAGCCGAGCGAGAAGGTTCCCAGCGCCGCCTTCAAGCTGGCCGAGCTGGCCGCCGAGGCGGGGCTGCCCGACGGTGTGCTGAACGTCGTCAACGGCGACAAGGTGGCCGTCGACGCCATCCTGGAGCACCCGGACATCGCCGCGGTCTCCTTCGTCGGCTCCACCCCCATCGCCCGCTACATCCACACCACCGGCACCGCCAACGGCAAGCGGGTCCAGGCACTGGGCGGCGCCAAGAACCACATGCTGGTCCTGCCGGACGCCGACCTCGACCTGGCCGCGGACTCCGCGATCAACGCCGCGTACGGCTCGGCCGGTGAGCGCTGCATGGCGATCTCCGTCGTCGTGGCCGTCGGGGAGACCGCCGACCCGCTGATCGGCAAGATCAAGGAGCGCGCCGACAAGCTGCGGATCGGCCCCGGCGACGACCCGGCCTCCGAGATGGGCCCGCTGATCACCAAGGTCCACCGCGACAAGGTCGCCTCGTACGTCGAGGGCGCCGCGGCCCAGGGCGCCGATGTCGTCATCGACGGCACCGGCTACACCGTCGAGGGCTACGAGGACGGGCACTGGATCGGTGTCTCCCTCCTGGACAACGTCACGCCCGAGATGGACGCCTACCGCGACGAGATCTTCGGCCCGGTGCTGTCCGTGGTCCGCGTCGAGACCTACGACGAGGCCATCGCGCTGATGAACAACTCGCCGTGGGGCAACGGCACCGCGATCTTCACCCGCGACGGCGGCGCGGCCCGCCGCTTCCAGATGGAGGTCGAGGCCGGCATGGTCGGCGTGAACGTGCCGATCCCGGTGCCGGTCGGCTACCACTCCTTCGGTGGCTGGAAGGACTCGCTCTTCGGCGACCACCACATCTACGGCAACGACGGCGTGCACTTCTACACCCGCGGCAAGGTCGTCACCACCCGCTGGCCGGACCCGTCCGACGGCGGCATCAACCTGGGCTTCCCCAGCAACCACTGA
- a CDS encoding alpha/beta fold hydrolase — MALRGIRLSGRRWYAAAGALAVLIGGGTWAAASSDAAPAVHRTDRLMTMPEKPGSKKEVRIDTSFFTAGGDSGGRRPAVLLAHGFGASKKDLRPQAERLARDGYAVLTWSARGFGKSTGSIGLNDPDGEVADVRRLIDWLAERPEVQLDKDGDPRVGMAGGSYGGAISLLAAGNDRRVDAIAPQITYWNLADALFPHGVFKKLWAGIFFTTGSAGAPTGSAGPAPTTSGGCGRFEPALCRMYERVAVSGKPDAAARALLAERSPSAVGDRIKVPTLIMQGQTDSLFPLDQSDALYKKLRKNGAPVDVDWIAGGHDGGDRETARLEGRTNAWFDRYLKGDKHAGTGPGFRISRSGGVDSTNGSVRLRGAHADRYTGLDNDPRRIRLTGRPQTFSNPPGAGPPAISAVPGVGALGNLSSLGAGGLSLDFAGQYARFESAPLDTPVHLTGSPTATVHVRSDTPDAVFFAKVYDVAPDGRRQVLPSQLVTPYRIKDADEGRTVRLRMPAVDHDFAAGHRLRLVLSATDLGYASPAEPATYTVSLKDGALSVPTAPRVRSAAAPLPAWTWALPAAAAAVAALLLLTARRRTAAPAPDPALAEVPLQISDLSKRYAKSTDRYAVRELSFRVEKGQVLGLLGPNGAGKTTTLRMLMGLITPDEGEIRIFGQAVRPGAPVLSRVGAFVEGPGFLPHLSGRANLDLYWQATGRPAADAHLDEALEIAGLGDALERAVRTYSQGMRQRLALAQAMLGLPDLLILDEPTNGLDPPQIREMRDVMIRYAEAGRTVIVSSHLLSEVEQSCTHLVVMDRGRLVRAGPVAEITGSGDTLLVGVAEEIGDAVVEKVAALPGVASAVRAEGGLLVRLDGLGTPQLLAELLRMEVPVDRVGPHRRLEDAFLTLIGGDR; from the coding sequence ATGGCTCTCCGAGGTATCCGACTGAGCGGCCGGCGCTGGTACGCCGCCGCGGGCGCGCTGGCCGTCCTCATAGGAGGCGGCACCTGGGCGGCCGCCTCCTCGGACGCCGCGCCCGCCGTCCACCGCACGGACCGGCTGATGACGATGCCGGAGAAGCCCGGCAGCAAGAAGGAGGTGCGGATCGACACCTCCTTCTTCACCGCCGGGGGCGACTCCGGCGGGCGGCGGCCCGCGGTCCTGCTCGCCCACGGCTTCGGCGCCAGCAAGAAGGACCTCCGCCCCCAGGCCGAGCGGCTGGCCCGGGACGGATACGCCGTGCTGACCTGGTCGGCGCGCGGCTTCGGGAAGTCCACCGGCAGCATCGGGCTGAACGACCCGGACGGTGAGGTCGCCGACGTCCGCCGGCTGATCGACTGGCTGGCCGAGCGGCCCGAGGTGCAGCTCGACAAGGACGGTGACCCCCGGGTGGGGATGGCCGGCGGCTCCTACGGCGGGGCGATCTCGCTGCTGGCGGCCGGCAACGACCGGCGCGTCGACGCGATCGCCCCGCAGATCACCTACTGGAACCTCGCCGACGCCCTCTTCCCCCACGGCGTGTTCAAGAAGCTGTGGGCCGGGATCTTCTTCACCACCGGCTCGGCGGGCGCCCCCACCGGCTCCGCGGGTCCCGCGCCCACCACGTCCGGGGGCTGCGGGCGCTTCGAGCCCGCGCTGTGCCGGATGTACGAGCGGGTCGCCGTCAGCGGCAAGCCGGACGCCGCGGCCCGTGCCCTCCTGGCGGAGCGCAGCCCGTCCGCCGTCGGCGACCGCATCAAGGTGCCGACCCTGATCATGCAGGGCCAGACCGACTCACTGTTTCCGCTCGACCAGTCCGACGCCCTCTACAAGAAGCTCCGCAAGAACGGTGCGCCGGTCGACGTCGACTGGATCGCCGGCGGGCACGACGGCGGGGACCGGGAGACGGCCCGCCTGGAGGGACGGACGAACGCCTGGTTCGACCGCTACCTCAAGGGCGACAAGCACGCCGGGACCGGGCCCGGGTTCCGGATCAGCCGCAGCGGGGGAGTGGACTCCACCAACGGCTCGGTGCGGCTGCGCGGCGCGCACGCGGACCGCTACACCGGACTGGACAACGATCCGCGGCGCATCCGGCTGACCGGCCGCCCCCAGACCTTCAGCAACCCGCCCGGCGCCGGACCGCCGGCGATCTCCGCGGTGCCCGGGGTCGGCGCGCTCGGCAACCTCTCCTCGCTCGGCGCCGGCGGACTGTCCCTGGACTTCGCCGGCCAGTACGCCCGCTTCGAATCGGCGCCGCTGGACACCCCCGTCCATCTCACCGGCAGCCCCACCGCCACCGTCCATGTGCGGTCCGACACCCCGGACGCGGTGTTCTTCGCCAAGGTCTACGACGTCGCCCCGGACGGCCGCCGCCAGGTGCTGCCGTCCCAGCTCGTCACGCCGTACCGGATCAAGGACGCCGACGAGGGCCGGACCGTGCGGCTCCGGATGCCCGCCGTCGACCATGACTTCGCGGCCGGCCACCGGCTGCGGCTGGTGCTCTCCGCCACCGACCTCGGCTATGCCTCACCCGCCGAACCCGCCACCTACACCGTCTCCCTGAAGGACGGCGCCCTCAGCGTGCCCACCGCGCCCCGGGTGCGCAGCGCCGCCGCCCCGCTGCCCGCCTGGACCTGGGCGCTGCCCGCCGCGGCCGCCGCCGTCGCCGCGCTGCTGCTGCTCACCGCCCGCCGCCGGACCGCGGCGCCCGCGCCCGACCCGGCGCTCGCCGAGGTCCCGCTGCAGATCAGCGACCTGAGCAAGCGGTACGCCAAGTCCACCGACCGGTATGCCGTAAGGGAGTTGTCCTTCCGCGTCGAGAAGGGGCAGGTGCTGGGCCTGCTGGGGCCCAACGGCGCCGGCAAGACCACCACCCTGCGGATGCTGATGGGGCTGATCACACCCGACGAGGGCGAGATCAGGATCTTCGGGCAGGCCGTCCGGCCGGGCGCCCCGGTGCTGTCGCGGGTCGGCGCGTTCGTGGAGGGCCCCGGCTTCCTGCCGCATCTGTCGGGCCGCGCCAACCTCGATCTGTACTGGCAGGCCACCGGCCGGCCCGCCGCCGACGCACACCTCGACGAGGCACTGGAGATCGCCGGTCTCGGCGACGCCCTGGAACGCGCCGTACGCACCTACTCCCAGGGCATGCGCCAGCGCCTCGCCCTGGCCCAGGCCATGCTCGGCCTGCCGGATCTGCTGATCCTCGACGAGCCGACGAACGGGCTCGACCCGCCGCAGATCCGGGAGATGCGGGACGTGATGATCCGCTACGCCGAAGCCGGACGCACCGTCATCGTCTCCAGCCATCTGCTGTCCGAGGTCGAACAGAGCTGTACGCATCTGGTCGTCATGGACCGCGGCCGGCTGGTGCGGGCCGGTCCGGTCGCCGAGATCACTGGCTCCGGCGACACCCTGCTGGTCGGGGTCGCGGAGGAGATCGGCGACGCCGTCGTGGAGAAGGTGGCCGCACTGCCGGGCGTCGCCTCGGCCGTACGCGCCGAGGGCGGCCTGCTCGTACGGCTGGACGGCCTGGGCACGCCCCAACTGCTGGCCGAACTCCTGCGGATGGAGGTCCCGGTGGACCGCGTCGGCCCGCACCGACGCCTGGAGGACGCCTTCCTCACCCTGATCGGAGGGGACCGATGA
- a CDS encoding alpha/beta hydrolase: protein MHRALLRPVIALIALTVLATTAGCGTGASQASSPIRFGSNQADTALRPGPSGKGSLVQWPTKPISFDVESRVGGAGENTPIGVTTLHGPKSGFTGKVWVWAPPEYYEKRNAHKGFPVMEALPGAYGYPVNYWIGAGLKLQENLARWSKNGSSLPFIVVMPVLNPDDKQYYDGSDIPGRPKIGTWLSQDVPDLVRQNFRTLRTRDAWAIMGSSSGGFAALKNVLQHPDTFKVAIPNGPDIVPDSPLWKGHAGAKRDNNPEVLARRLMARGGPDVYLAFQDGSQEHTVLPKVHKFRAQYGHGPVHTRLQIVPGGTHSAATYVRGLGEGTMRWVSAHMQGPTA from the coding sequence GTGCACAGAGCCCTGCTCCGCCCGGTGATCGCGCTGATCGCCCTGACCGTCCTCGCCACCACGGCCGGCTGCGGCACCGGCGCCTCCCAGGCCTCCTCCCCCATACGCTTCGGCAGCAACCAGGCGGACACCGCGCTCCGGCCCGGACCGTCGGGGAAGGGCTCGCTGGTGCAGTGGCCCACGAAGCCGATCAGCTTCGACGTGGAGAGCCGGGTCGGCGGGGCCGGTGAGAACACCCCGATCGGCGTGACCACCCTGCACGGCCCGAAGTCGGGCTTCACCGGGAAGGTCTGGGTCTGGGCGCCGCCGGAGTACTACGAGAAGCGGAACGCGCACAAGGGCTTCCCCGTGATGGAGGCGCTGCCCGGCGCGTACGGCTACCCCGTCAACTACTGGATCGGCGCCGGTCTCAAACTGCAGGAGAACCTCGCCCGGTGGTCGAAGAACGGCAGCAGTCTGCCGTTCATCGTCGTCATGCCGGTGCTCAACCCCGATGACAAGCAGTACTACGACGGCAGTGACATACCGGGCCGCCCGAAGATCGGCACCTGGCTCAGCCAGGACGTGCCCGACCTCGTCCGGCAGAACTTCCGCACCCTCAGGACCCGCGACGCCTGGGCGATCATGGGCTCCTCCTCGGGCGGGTTCGCGGCGCTGAAGAACGTGCTCCAGCACCCGGACACGTTCAAGGTGGCGATACCCAACGGGCCGGACATCGTGCCCGACTCACCCCTGTGGAAGGGCCACGCCGGGGCGAAGCGGGACAACAACCCGGAGGTGCTGGCCCGCCGGCTGATGGCACGCGGCGGACCGGACGTCTACCTCGCCTTCCAGGACGGCTCCCAAGAGCACACGGTGCTGCCGAAGGTGCACAAGTTCCGCGCCCAATACGGGCACGGGCCGGTGCACACCCGGCTGCAGATCGTGCCGGGCGGCACCCACAGCGCGGCGACCTATGTGCGGGGCCTGGGCGAGGGCACGATGCGCTGGGTCAGTGCGCACATGCAGGGGCCGACCGCCTGA